A DNA window from Hydrogenophaga taeniospiralis contains the following coding sequences:
- a CDS encoding COX15/CtaA family protein yields MQTQTLYDLAPVARIMLLGVVIALGPLAWVWLRNRRAEPTQRLRVLTLVTLFLTFDLVLFGAFTRLTDSGLGCPDWPGCYGSVSPVGAGASIAAAQEAMPGGPVTFSKAWVEMIHRYLATAVGVLILVLVIVSWVERRRLAVSFAWPLLTLFWVCLQGAFGALTVTMKLFPAIVTLHLLGGLVLLALLRAQAAGYAHATPGAAAPVPLSAGLRAALGLVFALLWLQIALGGWVSTNYAVLACSEFPTCQGSWWPEMDFQRGFALWRALGLDTLGEAIPFAALTAIHYIHRLSAYVVLAALFWLAWRLWPVAGMRATARLLIALALWQFASGLTNVVLDWPLLAAVGHTGGAAALVIVLTGALCGTRTNADTVRSVPFNTSQAIR; encoded by the coding sequence ATGCAGACCCAGACCCTGTACGACCTCGCGCCTGTGGCCCGCATCATGCTTCTGGGCGTGGTGATCGCGCTTGGGCCGCTGGCCTGGGTGTGGCTGCGCAACCGGCGCGCCGAACCCACGCAACGCCTGCGGGTGCTGACACTGGTCACCCTGTTCCTCACCTTCGACCTGGTGCTGTTTGGCGCCTTCACCCGCCTGACCGACTCGGGCCTGGGTTGCCCGGACTGGCCGGGCTGCTACGGCAGCGTGAGCCCGGTGGGGGCGGGGGCTTCCATCGCCGCGGCGCAGGAGGCCATGCCCGGCGGCCCGGTCACTTTCTCCAAGGCCTGGGTCGAAATGATCCACCGTTACCTGGCCACGGCCGTGGGCGTGCTGATCCTGGTGCTGGTCATCGTGAGCTGGGTCGAGCGGCGGCGTCTGGCCGTGTCCTTCGCCTGGCCGTTGCTGACCCTGTTCTGGGTCTGCCTGCAGGGCGCGTTTGGCGCGCTGACGGTGACGATGAAGCTGTTCCCCGCCATCGTGACCCTGCACCTGCTGGGGGGGCTGGTGCTGCTCGCGCTGTTGCGCGCCCAGGCCGCCGGTTACGCCCACGCAACCCCAGGCGCTGCCGCTCCGGTGCCGCTGAGCGCGGGCCTGCGCGCCGCCCTGGGTCTGGTGTTTGCGCTGCTGTGGCTGCAGATTGCGCTGGGCGGCTGGGTCAGCACCAACTACGCCGTGCTCGCCTGCAGCGAGTTCCCCACCTGCCAGGGCAGCTGGTGGCCTGAGATGGATTTCCAGCGCGGCTTCGCACTGTGGCGTGCGCTGGGCCTGGACACGTTGGGTGAGGCGATCCCTTTTGCCGCGCTCACCGCCATCCACTACATACACCGGCTCAGCGCCTATGTGGTGCTGGCGGCCCTGTTCTGGCTCGCCTGGCGGCTGTGGCCGGTGGCGGGCATGCGCGCCACGGCGCGGCTGCTGATCGCCCTGGCCCTGTGGCAGTTCGCCAGCGGTCTGACCAACGTGGTGCTCGACTGGCCCCTGCTCGCGGCGGTGGGCCACACCGGTGGCGCCGCGGCGCTGGTCATCGTTCTGACGGGCGCGCTCTGCGGCACCCGAACCAACGCCGACACCGTGCGTTCCGTCCCCTTCAACACCTCCCAGGCGATCCGATGA
- a CDS encoding DUF4410 domain-containing protein, translating into MSLSTIRAAALLLTAVALTACGSSPEKSAAPELPGKYTQAYVSTVSVTLLDKDPDNNRVQDKQTFEKKLPGVIQAALKESGLEVLSEQPGQREGVVVVQAKVSYDPGNQALRWVGGIVGAGKASADFSLEAIDARTGQVVATKQESDTKRGGAFGGNFYEDAAEKLGDVTEELAETLALIKR; encoded by the coding sequence ATGTCTCTTTCGACCATTCGTGCCGCTGCTTTGCTTTTGACGGCGGTGGCGCTGACCGCCTGTGGCTCCAGCCCCGAGAAATCCGCGGCACCGGAACTGCCCGGCAAATACACGCAGGCCTATGTTTCGACGGTCTCGGTCACCTTGCTGGACAAGGACCCGGACAACAACCGTGTGCAGGACAAACAGACTTTTGAAAAGAAGCTGCCCGGTGTGATCCAGGCGGCTCTGAAAGAGAGCGGCCTGGAGGTGTTGAGCGAACAACCCGGTCAGCGCGAAGGCGTGGTCGTGGTTCAGGCCAAGGTCAGCTACGACCCGGGGAACCAGGCTTTGCGCTGGGTGGGCGGCATTGTGGGCGCGGGCAAGGCCTCGGCCGATTTTTCCCTTGAAGCCATCGATGCCCGCACGGGCCAGGTGGTTGCGACGAAACAGGAAAGCGACACCAAACGCGGTGGCGCATTCGGTGGCAACTTCTACGAAGACGCGGCCGAAAAGCTGGGGGACGTGACCGAAGAGCTGGCCGAGACGCTGGCGCTCATCAAGCGCTGA
- the cyoE gene encoding heme o synthase produces the protein MSSASSTPAAVALPPTWRQFYALTKPRVIQLIVFCALIGMVLAVPGVPTWAELRLAAIASLGIWLVAGAAAAFNCVVEQQIDAKMKRTAWRPTAKGQLTNARTLSFSAVLCGAGSAVLYFWVNPLTMWLTFATFVGYAVVYTVILKPLTPQNIVIGGASGAMPPVLGWAAMTGVVSPEALILFLIIFLWTPPHFWALALYRVEDYRKSGLPMLPVTHGSEFTRLQIFLYTLVLFAACLMPFIMRMSGWFYLVAAVALSIGFCGYAFVLWRHYSDAFARKTFRFSLIHLSLLFAALLIDHYL, from the coding sequence ATGAGCTCCGCGTCCTCCACCCCCGCCGCCGTTGCCCTGCCGCCCACCTGGCGGCAGTTCTACGCGCTGACCAAGCCGCGCGTGATCCAGCTCATCGTGTTCTGCGCGCTCATCGGCATGGTGCTGGCCGTGCCCGGCGTGCCCACCTGGGCTGAGCTGCGGCTGGCCGCCATCGCGTCGCTGGGCATCTGGCTGGTGGCCGGCGCGGCCGCCGCGTTCAACTGCGTGGTGGAACAGCAGATCGACGCCAAGATGAAGCGCACCGCCTGGCGACCGACCGCCAAAGGCCAGCTCACCAACGCCAGGACGCTCAGCTTCTCCGCCGTGTTGTGTGGCGCCGGTTCGGCCGTGTTGTACTTCTGGGTGAATCCGCTCACCATGTGGCTGACCTTTGCCACCTTCGTCGGCTACGCGGTGGTCTACACCGTCATCCTCAAACCGCTCACGCCGCAGAACATCGTGATCGGCGGCGCATCGGGCGCCATGCCGCCGGTGCTGGGCTGGGCCGCCATGACCGGCGTGGTCTCGCCCGAGGCGCTGATCCTGTTCCTCATCATCTTCCTCTGGACGCCGCCGCACTTCTGGGCATTGGCGCTGTACCGCGTGGAGGACTACCGCAAGTCGGGCCTGCCCATGCTGCCCGTGACGCACGGTTCCGAATTCACGCGGCTGCAGATCTTCCTCTACACCCTGGTGCTGTTCGCCGCCTGCCTCATGCCCTTCATCATGCGCATGAGCGGCTGGTTCTACCTGGTGGCCGCGGTGGCCCTGAGCATCGGCTTCTGTGGCTACGCGTTCGTGCTCTGGCGCCACTACTCCGATGCGTTCGCCCGCAAGACCTTCCGTTTTTCGCTGATCCACCTCTCGCTGCTGTTCGCGGCGCTGCTCATCGATCATTACTTGTGA
- a CDS encoding SDR family oxidoreductase: MSLIGALPARFRRERVLIIGCGDVGLRAARALGGGRRARLFALSSTPGRQAALRAQGITPLSGDLDDARSLSRLAGLGTRVLHLAPPPSGELADWRLDPRTRALVRALAQRSLPAALVYGSTSGVYGDRQGRWVSEATPAQPLTPRAWRRVDAEAAVHWLGRATGVRTTALRIPGIYAPDREGGTPRERLLRGTPVLRAEDDVHTNHIHADDLARACVLALWRGRPQRNVNVCDDTELKMGDYFDLAADLYGLPRPPRVARDAAGDQLPLVLLSFMSESRRLHNQRMKTELGLRLRYPTVAEGLRG, from the coding sequence ATGAGCCTCATCGGCGCTTTGCCCGCACGCTTCCGGCGTGAACGGGTCTTGATCATTGGCTGCGGCGACGTGGGGCTGCGCGCCGCGCGTGCGCTGGGCGGCGGTCGGCGGGCGCGCCTGTTCGCCCTCAGTTCCACGCCCGGGCGCCAGGCGGCGTTGCGGGCGCAGGGCATCACGCCCTTGTCGGGCGATCTGGACGACGCGCGCAGCCTGAGCCGCCTGGCCGGGCTGGGCACGCGGGTGCTGCATCTGGCCCCGCCGCCCTCGGGCGAACTGGCCGACTGGCGGCTGGACCCGCGCACCCGCGCCCTGGTGCGGGCGCTGGCGCAACGCTCCTTGCCCGCCGCGCTGGTGTATGGCTCGACCAGCGGGGTCTATGGCGACCGGCAGGGCCGCTGGGTGAGCGAAGCCACCCCCGCCCAGCCGCTCACGCCGCGCGCCTGGCGCCGGGTGGACGCCGAAGCCGCGGTGCACTGGCTGGGCCGCGCCACCGGCGTGCGCACCACGGCGCTGCGCATCCCCGGCATCTACGCGCCCGACCGCGAAGGCGGCACGCCGCGCGAGCGCCTGCTGCGCGGCACGCCGGTGCTGCGGGCCGAGGACGACGTGCACACCAACCACATCCACGCCGACGACCTGGCGCGCGCCTGCGTGCTGGCGCTCTGGCGCGGGCGGCCGCAGCGCAACGTCAACGTCTGCGACGACACCGAACTGAAGATGGGCGACTACTTCGATCTCGCGGCCGATCTCTACGGCCTGCCCCGGCCGCCCCGCGTGGCGCGCGATGCGGCGGGCGACCAGCTGCCGCTGGTGCTGCTGAGCTTCATGAGCGAGTCGCGCCGCCTGCACAACCAGCGCATGAAGACCGAGCTGGGCCTGCGTTTGCGGTACCCCACGGTGGCCGAGGGGCTGCGCGGCTGA
- a CDS encoding SCO family protein, producing the protein MAQTPDEPLTLTVHSLPQLDQASARDAASTRAGRWKMLALLLVSAAPVIASYFTYYVIRPEGRRNYGELIDPQRPLPVFSGRDAQGRPVPLTALKDQWLLISVADSTCGEACQQHLYLQRQLRETLGKEKDRLDWVWLRTGDAALPEPLRQATAAARVLQVDAEQLATWLVPAPGHRIEDHLYLVDPLGNWMMRFPAPLDPKQAKRDLDRLMRAAAFWDHPGRPNDAAPAPTR; encoded by the coding sequence ATGGCACAGACCCCCGATGAACCGCTGACCCTGACCGTGCACAGCCTGCCGCAGCTCGACCAGGCCAGCGCGCGCGACGCAGCGAGCACGCGCGCCGGGCGCTGGAAGATGCTGGCCCTGTTGCTGGTGAGCGCCGCGCCGGTGATCGCTTCGTATTTCACGTATTACGTGATCCGGCCCGAGGGCCGGCGCAACTACGGTGAACTGATCGACCCGCAGCGCCCGCTGCCCGTGTTCAGTGGCCGGGACGCGCAGGGTCGGCCCGTGCCCCTCACCGCGCTGAAAGACCAGTGGCTGCTCATCAGCGTGGCCGACAGCACCTGCGGCGAGGCCTGCCAGCAGCACCTGTACCTGCAGCGCCAGTTGCGGGAAACCCTGGGCAAGGAAAAAGACCGGTTGGACTGGGTGTGGCTGCGCACCGGCGACGCCGCGTTGCCCGAGCCGCTGCGCCAGGCCACGGCGGCGGCCCGGGTGTTGCAGGTGGACGCAGAGCAACTCGCGACCTGGCTGGTGCCCGCGCCGGGCCATCGCATCGAAGACCACCTGTACCTGGTGGACCCGCTGGGCAACTGGATGATGCGTTTCCCCGCCCCGCTCGACCCCAAACAGGCCAAGCGCGACCTGGACCGCCTGATGCGCGCCGCCGCGTTCTGGGACCATCCGGGTCGGCCGAACGACGCTGCGCCGGCGCCAACCCGCTGA
- a CDS encoding SCO family protein gives MKPTSLLRRGCLVLALSGLLLAACTDKPADATASGFSSIDITGADYATGFSLTDHDGKPRTLADFQGKVVVIFFGYTQCPDVCPTSMSELAEAKRLLGPDGERLQGLFVSVDPERDTPEVMKAYMASFDPGFLALYAAPDALPALTKSFRIYYKKVEGKTPTSYTMDHSAGSYVYDTQGRVRLYTRYGSGAQALAGDVKKLLDEAR, from the coding sequence ATGAAACCGACATCTCTTCTCCGCCGTGGTTGCCTTGTGCTGGCTCTGAGTGGTTTGCTGCTTGCGGCCTGCACCGACAAACCCGCCGACGCCACGGCCTCGGGCTTCTCCAGCATCGACATCACCGGCGCCGACTATGCCACCGGCTTCTCGCTGACCGACCACGACGGCAAGCCGCGCACCCTGGCCGACTTCCAGGGCAAGGTCGTGGTGATCTTCTTCGGCTACACCCAGTGCCCCGACGTGTGCCCCACCTCGATGAGCGAGCTGGCCGAGGCCAAGCGCCTGCTGGGCCCCGATGGCGAGCGCTTGCAAGGCCTGTTCGTGAGCGTGGACCCGGAGCGCGACACGCCCGAGGTGATGAAGGCCTACATGGCCAGCTTCGATCCCGGCTTTCTGGCGCTGTATGCCGCGCCCGACGCGCTGCCCGCGCTGACCAAGAGCTTCCGGATCTACTACAAGAAGGTCGAGGGCAAGACCCCCACCAGCTACACCATGGACCACTCCGCGGGCAGCTACGTCTACGACACGCAGGGACGCGTCCGCCTGTACACCCGCTACGGCAGCGGCGCGCAGGCGCTGGCCGGCGACGTGAAGAAGCTGCTGGACGAGGCGCGCTGA
- a CDS encoding Bug family tripartite tricarboxylate transporter substrate binding protein, protein MLNRRRLITSMALATSALALPTLAQAQAGGTTRIIVPFAPGGPIDVTARILADAVKGSLGTVIVENKPGAGGNIGVSAVAKAAPDGLTLGIATTASHGINPWLFSKLPYDPAKDFAPVTQMLRVPNVLVMNADAAARLRIHSLADLIAYGKANPGKLNYGSGGNGSAGHLAGELFKNQAGVFAVHIPYNGGNPAQLGLLSGQVDFNFDNLATAAANIRSGKLKALAVTTGQRSAVMPDVPTVAETLKGFEIDTWWGLVVPAGTPAEMVRKLNMAFGEALKSSEVKTRFASLMAEPAPSTPEAFGEFMTRERTKYQRMVQLSGAKVD, encoded by the coding sequence ATGCTGAACCGCCGTCGCCTCATCACCTCCATGGCCCTGGCCACCTCGGCGCTGGCCTTGCCCACGCTGGCTCAGGCCCAAGCCGGCGGCACCACGCGCATCATCGTGCCCTTCGCCCCCGGCGGCCCGATCGACGTGACGGCGCGCATCCTGGCCGATGCCGTCAAGGGATCGCTGGGCACCGTGATCGTGGAAAACAAGCCGGGTGCGGGCGGCAACATCGGCGTGAGCGCCGTGGCCAAGGCCGCGCCCGATGGCCTCACGCTGGGCATCGCGACCACCGCCTCGCACGGCATCAACCCCTGGCTGTTCAGCAAGCTGCCCTACGACCCAGCCAAGGACTTCGCGCCCGTCACGCAGATGCTGCGCGTGCCCAACGTGCTGGTGATGAACGCCGACGCCGCCGCGCGCCTGCGCATCCACAGCCTGGCCGATCTGATCGCCTACGGCAAGGCCAACCCAGGCAAGCTCAACTATGGCTCGGGCGGCAACGGCAGCGCCGGCCACCTCGCGGGCGAGCTGTTCAAGAACCAGGCCGGCGTGTTCGCCGTGCACATCCCCTACAACGGCGGCAACCCCGCACAACTGGGCCTGCTCTCGGGTCAGGTCGATTTCAACTTCGACAACCTCGCCACCGCCGCGGCCAACATCCGCTCGGGCAAGCTCAAGGCCCTGGCCGTGACCACCGGTCAGCGCAGCGCGGTGATGCCCGACGTCCCCACCGTGGCAGAGACGCTGAAGGGTTTCGAGATCGACACCTGGTGGGGCCTGGTCGTGCCCGCCGGCACGCCGGCCGAGATGGTGCGCAAGCTCAACATGGCCTTCGGCGAGGCCTTGAAGTCTTCCGAGGTGAAGACCCGCTTCGCAAGCCTGATGGCCGAGCCCGCGCCCAGCACGCCCGAGGCCTTCGGCGAATTCATGACCCGCGAGCGCACCAAGTACCAGCGCATGGTCCAACTCAGCGGCGCGAAGGTCGACTGA
- a CDS encoding CDP-6-deoxy-delta-3,4-glucoseen reductase: MTFTITVQPSGRAFESLPEETILAAGIRQGIGLPYGCKDGACGSCKCKLVSGKVVHGAHQAKALSAEEEAAGYVLTCCGVAQNDVVLESRQVTEAGAFPIKKMPVRVNALERVSPDVIVMRLQLPASDTFQYHAGQYVEFLLRDGERRSYSMANAPHTQATQPGLELHLRHMPGGKFTDHVFSTMKEKDILRIEGPYGGFFLREDSELPLILLASGTGFAPIKAIIEHMQFKGITRPATLYWGGRRPADLYQSAWIEAQLASMPNLRYVPVVSDALPEDGWSGRTGFVHQAVLQDFPDLSGHQVYACGAPIVVESAKRDYVARAGLPEEAFFADAFTSAADKV; this comes from the coding sequence ATGACATTCACCATCACCGTCCAGCCCAGTGGACGCGCGTTCGAATCCCTCCCCGAAGAAACCATCCTCGCCGCCGGCATCCGTCAGGGCATCGGTCTGCCCTACGGCTGCAAGGACGGCGCCTGCGGCTCCTGCAAATGCAAGCTGGTCAGCGGCAAGGTGGTCCATGGCGCGCACCAGGCCAAGGCCCTGAGCGCCGAGGAAGAGGCCGCCGGCTACGTGTTGACCTGCTGCGGCGTGGCACAGAACGACGTGGTGCTCGAATCGCGCCAGGTGACCGAGGCCGGTGCCTTCCCCATCAAGAAGATGCCGGTGCGCGTGAACGCGCTGGAGCGCGTCTCGCCCGATGTGATCGTGATGCGCCTGCAGCTGCCCGCCAGTGACACCTTCCAGTACCACGCGGGCCAGTACGTGGAATTCCTGCTGCGCGACGGCGAGCGCCGCAGCTATTCCATGGCCAACGCGCCCCACACCCAGGCCACGCAGCCCGGCCTCGAACTGCACCTGCGCCACATGCCGGGCGGCAAGTTCACCGACCACGTGTTCAGCACCATGAAGGAAAAGGACATCCTGCGCATCGAGGGCCCCTACGGCGGCTTCTTCCTGCGCGAAGACAGCGAGCTGCCGCTGATCCTGCTGGCCTCGGGCACCGGTTTCGCCCCCATCAAGGCCATCATCGAGCACATGCAATTCAAGGGCATCACGCGCCCCGCCACCCTGTACTGGGGCGGCCGCCGCCCGGCCGATCTGTACCAGAGCGCCTGGATCGAGGCGCAGCTGGCCAGCATGCCGAACCTGCGCTACGTGCCGGTGGTCTCCGATGCCCTGCCCGAAGACGGCTGGAGCGGGCGCACCGGCTTCGTGCACCAGGCCGTGCTGCAGGACTTCCCCGATCTCTCGGGCCACCAGGTCTATGCCTGCGGCGCGCCCATCGTGGTGGAGTCGGCCAAGCGCGACTACGTGGCGCGGGCCGGACTGCCCGAAGAAGCCTTCTTCGCCGACGCGTTCACCAGCGCCGCGGACAAAGTGTGA
- a CDS encoding calcium/sodium antiporter — MLLPSLAILAGLLLLVWSADRFVAGASATAQHFAVPPLLVGMLVVGFGTSAPEMVVSVLAAAQGNPGLALGNAWGSNIVNMALILGVTALLAPVLVQSVVLRKELPILMAVTALTALLVWNGVLSRLDAAVLLLVFAGLVSWSIVEARRNKGDTLARETATELRAHALPLRRALLLLVVGLLVLVGSSRILVWGAVDIAQSLGVSDLVIGLTVVAVGTSLPELAACVTAARKGEDDIALGNILGSCLFNTLAVVGLAGVIAPIDVDTEVFTRDLPVMAGLTVLLFAMGWGFRGPGRINRVEAGVLLTVYLIYTVVVLRSMGP; from the coding sequence ATGCTGCTGCCATCGCTTGCCATCCTTGCCGGTCTGTTGCTGCTGGTCTGGAGCGCCGATCGTTTCGTGGCCGGGGCCTCGGCCACCGCCCAACATTTCGCGGTCCCGCCGCTGCTGGTGGGCATGCTGGTGGTCGGTTTTGGGACTTCGGCGCCCGAGATGGTGGTGTCGGTCCTGGCGGCGGCCCAGGGCAACCCCGGGCTGGCGCTGGGCAATGCCTGGGGCTCCAACATCGTCAACATGGCGCTGATCCTGGGCGTCACGGCACTGCTCGCACCGGTGCTGGTGCAGTCGGTGGTCCTGCGCAAGGAGCTGCCGATCCTGATGGCGGTGACCGCGCTCACCGCCCTCCTGGTGTGGAACGGGGTGTTGTCGCGGCTCGACGCGGCCGTGCTGCTGCTGGTGTTCGCCGGACTGGTGAGCTGGTCCATCGTCGAGGCCCGCCGCAACAAGGGCGACACGCTGGCCAGGGAGACGGCCACCGAGCTGCGCGCGCACGCCCTGCCCTTGCGGCGCGCGCTGCTGCTGCTTGTGGTGGGGTTGCTGGTGCTGGTGGGCAGCTCGCGCATACTGGTGTGGGGCGCGGTGGACATCGCGCAGTCGCTGGGCGTGAGCGACCTCGTGATTGGCCTGACGGTGGTGGCCGTGGGCACCTCGCTGCCCGAGCTGGCGGCCTGCGTGACGGCGGCCCGCAAAGGGGAAGACGACATTGCCCTGGGCAACATCCTGGGTTCCTGCCTGTTCAACACCCTGGCCGTGGTGGGACTGGCCGGTGTGATTGCACCGATCGACGTGGACACCGAAGTGTTCACCCGCGACCTGCCCGTGATGGCCGGTCTCACGGTGCTGCTGTTTGCGATGGGCTGGGGCTTTCGGGGCCCGGGGCGCATCAACCGCGTGGAAGCCGGGGTGCTGCTGACGGTGTATCTGATCTACACCGTTGTGGTGCTGCGGTCCATGGGTCCGTGA
- a CDS encoding SURF1 family protein yields MSSRHLRFWLVTAATVFTTATTAALGVWQLGRAAQKQALHDLIDQRGQLAAWRGPELLRAPDPQAGLHRPVTLSGRWVPEASVFLDNRQMGGRTGFFLVTPLRIAGSERAVLVQRGWVPRDFNDRSRLPVIDTPTGEVRVEGRLAPPPGQLYQLGEAGTGTIRQNVELAAFAQETGLSLLNVSVLQTGDTADGLQRDWPRTGADVSRHHGYALQWFGLCALAGFLYVWFQFLSPRRSRKPHGTDPR; encoded by the coding sequence ATGAGTTCCCGCCACCTGCGTTTCTGGCTCGTCACGGCCGCCACCGTCTTCACCACGGCGACGACGGCGGCCCTGGGCGTGTGGCAGCTCGGACGCGCGGCGCAGAAGCAGGCGCTGCACGATCTGATCGACCAGCGCGGCCAGCTGGCGGCCTGGCGCGGGCCGGAGCTGCTGCGGGCGCCCGACCCGCAGGCCGGCCTGCACCGCCCGGTGACCCTGAGCGGGCGCTGGGTGCCCGAGGCCAGTGTGTTTCTGGACAACCGGCAGATGGGCGGTCGCACCGGTTTTTTCCTGGTCACGCCGTTGCGCATCGCGGGCAGCGAGCGGGCGGTGCTGGTGCAGCGCGGCTGGGTGCCTCGCGATTTCAACGACCGCAGCCGCCTGCCGGTCATCGACACCCCCACGGGCGAGGTCCGCGTCGAAGGGCGTTTGGCCCCGCCGCCGGGCCAGCTATATCAACTGGGCGAGGCGGGCACGGGGACGATCCGGCAAAATGTCGAACTCGCAGCGTTTGCGCAGGAGACCGGGCTGTCCCTGCTGAACGTTTCCGTCCTGCAGACCGGCGACACCGCCGACGGTCTGCAACGCGACTGGCCCCGCACCGGAGCCGACGTCTCCAGACACCACGGTTATGCATTGCAGTGGTTTGGCCTGTGTGCCCTTGCGGGTTTCCTGTATGTCTGGTTCCAATTCCTTTCCCCCCGCCGATCGCGCAAACCCCATGGCACAGACCCCCGATGA
- a CDS encoding glycoside hydrolase family protein, protein MSADPRPDHEEPSTPAARPPGFWDSPLRSRLALTAGAVVLMLLLLWWWRPLLLIPGTQPLVMSGGDPYLRALMRTISASESNVLRPYHVLHGNDYVWTLDVHPNRCESIGRGPNRGNCSTAAGRYQLLYSTWLELAARHHPQRTDDPMDATGLSFAPVYQDEVVHAWLSDPRWGNLSAQLRAGRVQPVLRRLSGTWTSLGYGIENNSMSRELPGIYRQLLKEELAQAAEDEEVPAPKNKKAAQR, encoded by the coding sequence GTGTCAGCTGACCCACGCCCCGATCATGAAGAGCCCAGCACCCCGGCGGCCCGCCCACCGGGCTTCTGGGACTCGCCCCTGCGTTCGCGGCTGGCGCTCACCGCGGGCGCCGTCGTGCTCATGCTGCTGTTGCTGTGGTGGTGGCGTCCCCTGCTGCTGATTCCCGGCACGCAGCCGCTGGTCATGTCCGGTGGCGACCCCTACCTGCGTGCCCTGATGCGCACCATCTCCGCGAGCGAGTCCAACGTGCTGCGGCCCTACCACGTGCTGCATGGAAACGATTACGTGTGGACGCTGGATGTGCACCCCAACCGCTGCGAATCCATCGGCCGGGGCCCCAACCGCGGCAACTGCTCCACCGCGGCCGGCCGCTACCAGTTGCTCTACAGCACCTGGCTGGAACTGGCGGCCCGCCACCACCCGCAGCGCACCGACGACCCGATGGACGCGACCGGCCTGAGCTTTGCACCCGTGTACCAGGACGAGGTGGTGCACGCCTGGCTGTCCGACCCGCGCTGGGGCAACCTGTCGGCGCAACTGCGCGCGGGTCGGGTGCAGCCGGTGCTGCGTCGCCTCTCGGGCACCTGGACCAGCCTCGGCTATGGCATTGAGAACAACAGCATGAGCCGCGAGCTGCCGGGCATCTACCGGCAGTTGCTCAAGGAAGAACTGGCACAGGCCGCGGAAGACGAAGAGGTACCCGCGCCGAAAAACAAGAAGGCCGCGCAGCGTTGA